The sequence GTCCGTCACGCCAGTGACACACTCGGTGCCGATGGCCAAGAATCACCGTCCCGGACGACCACCCGAGAGTGGGGACATGCGCCCCTCTCCCGCCATGATCCTCGACCGGCTCGCCACAGGGGCGGGCCGGGCCGCGCGCATCACTCATACGGAGCACTTGCCCCCTAGATCGGGAACCCATGCCATCTGGCCGGATCGCATCCGGCCAGAAGTGATCTCGGCGATCGAAAAAGCCGGAATCGACCATCCGTGGGCCCACCAGGCGGCCGCCGCCGAGCACGCGCTGGACGGCGAATCGGTCGTGATCGCCACCGGTACGGCGTCCGGCAAGTCGCTCGCGTACCTCGCCCCGGTCCTCAGCACCCTGCTGGAGGGCTCCGAGGCGCCGAACGGCCGCGGGGCGACCGCCCTGTACCTCGCCCCCACCAAGGCCCTCGCCGCCGACCAGCGGCGCTCGGTGAAGGCCCTGGCGGCGCCCCTGGGCAACGCCGTACGGCCCGCGGTCTACGACGGCGACACCCCGGTCGAGGAACGCGAATGGGTGCGGCAGTACGCGAACTACGTGCTGACCAACCCCGACATGCTGCACCGCGGGATCCTGCCGTCCCACCCCCGCTGGTCCTCCTTCCTGCGCGCGCTGCGGTTCGTCGTGATCGACGAGTGCCACACCTACCGGGGCGTCTTCGGCTCCCATGTCGCCCAGGTCCTGCGCAGGCTGCGCCGCCTCTGCGCCCGCTACGGGGCGAACCCGGTCTTCCTGCTCGCGTCAGCCACCGCCGCCGATCCCTCGGTCGCCGCCGGGCGCCTGACGGGCCTGCCGGTCAAGGAGGTGTCCGACGACGCCTCCCCGCGCGGCGAGCTGGTCTTCGCCCTCTGGGAGCCCCCGCTGACCGACCTGCACGGCGAGAAGGGCGCGCCCGTACGCCGTACCGCCACGGCCGAGACCGCCGACCTGCTCACCGATCTGACCGTCCAGGGCGTCCGCTCGGTCGCCTTCGTACGTTCCCGGCGCGGCGCAGAACTGATCTCGGTCATCGCCAAGGAACGCCTCGCGGAGGTGGACCGCTCCCTGCCGAAGCGGGTCGCCGCCTACCGCGGCGGCTACCTCCCGGAGGAACGCCGCGCCCTGGAGCGGGCCCTGCACTCCGGTGAGCTCCTCGGCCTCGCGGCCACCACCGCCCTCGAACTCGGCATCGACGTCTCCGGCCTCGACGCCGTCGTCATCTGCGGCTACCCGGGCACCCGGGCCTCCCTCTGGCAGCAGGCGGGCCGCGCCGGCCGCTCCGGGCAGGGGGCGCTGGCAGTCCTGGTGGCCCGGGACGATCCGCTGGACACCTATCTGGTGCACCACCCCGAGGCGCTGTTCCGGCAGCCCGTGGAGTCGACCGTGCTGGACCCGGACAACCCCTACGTCCTGGCCCCCCACCTGTGCGCGGCCGCCGCCGAGCTGCCCCTCACCGAGCCCGACATCGCCCTCTTCGGACCCGCGGTGCCCGAGCTGCTCCCCCAGCTGGAGGCCGCGAAGCTGCTGCGCCGACGGGCGTCGGGCTGGCACTGGACCCGCCGCGAGCGGGCCGCCGACCTCACCGACATCCGGGGCGGGGGCGGACGCCCCGTACAGATCGTCGAGGAGTCCACCGGGCGCCTGCTGGGCACGGTCGACGCGGCCGCCGCCCACACCGCCGTCCACGAGGGCGCCGTCCACCTCCACCAGGGCCGCACCCACCTGGTCCGGAAGCTGGACCTGGAGGACTCCGTCGCCCTGGTCGAACAGGCCGACCCGCCGTACTCGACGGTGGCCCGAGACACCACGGCCATCTCCGTCCTGGAGACCGACACCGAGATCCCCTGGGGCCAGGGGCGGCTCTGCTACGGCTCCGTCGAGGTCACCAACCAGGTCGTCTCGTTCCTCCGCCGCAAGCTGATGACCGGTGAGGTCCTGGGCGAGACCAAACTCGACCTGCCTCCCCGCACCCTGCGCACCCGGGCCGTCTGGTGGACGGTCACCGAGGACCAACTCGACGCCGCCCGGATCAACCCGGAGATCCTCGGCGGCGCCCTCCACGCGGCCGAACACGCGTCGATCGGCCTGCTCCCGCTCTTCGCCACCTGCGACCGCTGGGACATCGGCGGCGTCTCCATACCGCTGCACCCGGACACCCTGCTGCCGACGGTCTTCGTCTACGACGGCCACCCGGGCGGCGCCGGATTCGCCGAACGCGCCTTCCACACCGCCCGTACGTGGCTGACGGCGACCCGCGAAGCCATCGCCTCCTGCGAGTGCGAGGCGGGCTGCCCCTCCTGCATCCAGTCCCCCAAGTGCGGGAACGGCAACGAGCCCCTGCACAAACGCGGCGCCGTACGCCTGCTCACCGAACTCCTCAGGGGGGCACCACCGGAGGCGCAGACGGAGCCGCAGGCAGAGGCAGAGACGCAGCCGGAGCCGGAGGCCTGACGGATCAGGACGGCAACAGCGGCGTGACCAGCTTCTTCAGCTCCGCCTCACCTATCGCCCCGATCCGGGTCGCCGCGATCCGCCCCTCGGGGTCGACGACGACCGTGAACGGGTAGCCGACGGTGCTGACCACGCCCTTCGGAAGGCGGAGAAGCTGGCGCCCCCGCGGGTCGTGCAGGCTCGGATACACGAGCGCCGTGTCCTTCTCGAAGGCACGCGCCGCCTCGACCGAGACGTCCGCGTTGACCCCGACCACCCGCAACCCCTTGGCCTGCAACTCCTCGTGCACCCGGGAGAGGCCGGGAGCCTCCGCACGGCACGGGCCGCACCACGACGCCCAGGCGTTGACCACGACGACCTTGCCCCGCAGCTCCTTCAGGCTGACCCGGCCGTCGCCGTCCACGCGCTTTCCCGCCAGCTCCGGCATCGCCGGACGGTCGGCAGGGGCGAAGGACTTCAGCGGCCCGGGCCTGCGGGCGTCGTCCACCGGCGGAGGGGATGCCGAGCACCCCGCCAGCGCGGCGAAGAGAAGGACCGCCGCACATGAGGCTCGTAGCGTTCTCACGCTCGTCGATGATGCCACCGTCCCCTTCGGGTTCTGCGGACGGGTGGGGGGCGAAGGCACCGGCCCGGTCCCGGAAAAGGGACCGGACCTGAGAACCGTTCTCGTCAGGACAGACCCCATTCCTGGCGACCGCGGGCCGCGCTCGAATCGCTGAGCTTCTCCAGGTACGGGTGCGAACCGGCCTTCGTGGACTTGGAGGCGATGGCCTTGCCCGCCGACTTGCTGTAGATCTTCGAACCGCCGAGGGCCCACTGGTGGCTCTTCTTCGCCGAGTTGCAGGTGCTCTGCACCAGTCGGCCCTTGGCACCGACGACCAGGCACTTCCCGGACTTGTCATTCTTGATGGTGAACACCGACTTGTTCTTGGAAAGCCGCTTGAGCGTCCACCGCTGCGTCTTGTCGCTCTTGGCGCACTTGCCCAGCACCAGCCGCGCGTTGTTCTTCTTGCTGCCGCCCATGGAAAGGCAGTTGCCCGGCGCCCACACCCGCTCCAGCCGGGTGTGCGCGTACGGGTCCTTCGCCTGGGGCGCCGCCGCCTGCGCGGGTGCCGAAAGGGCCGCCACCGACCCTGCCGTGAGCGCGGCCAGTACGAGCGAACCGGTCGCTTTACGCATCGAGGTCCCCCTTCATGCAGGAACAAAAGGCTGAGCGCTCGAAACTAAGGGTGAACTCCGCTCCGTACCAGGTCCTTTGGGGAGGTGTCCAAAGGGGCATTGCCTCAAAGGGCCGGAAGAAAGACCCGCATTCAGAACGCCTCACCCCATGCCATAACGTGTCGCACGACCACCTCTCCCGGAGCGGGAAGACGAACTGTTGAGCATGCCCAGCAAACGCACAACCCTCCCTCTGGCCGCCGCAGTCGTGGCCGTCGCCGCCGTGCTGATCTTCGTCGTGACCAAGGAACCCCACTACAACGTCCGGCCGGGCGCCCAGTCCGGCAACGCCCACTGCGGGCGCATCACGGAAACCGCTCCCGGAAAGCTGGCAGGACACCCCAAGCACGACACCAAGCTGGCCGGCGTCGCACTCTGGGGCGACAGCAACATCGTTCTGCGCTGCGGTGTGACCGAGATCGGGCCCACCGCGGACCCCTGCTTCGCGGCCGACGGCGTCGACTGGGTCATCGACACCGCGCGATCCAGCGACAACAAGAAGGTGATCATCACCTACGGCCGCACCCCGGCCACCGAGGTCACCGTCACCCACTCCCTGAAGGCGCCCGACGAGGTCCTCGTGGAGCTCTCGGCCCTCATAGCACCGATCCCGCAGACCTCGGAGTGCATCCGGTCGGAGTGAACTCCCGCCACTCCGGGGCGACCTGGGCTCCCCCTGCCGCGCACCGCCCGAAAGGCGGCACCGGCCCGGCCAAGCCTGCGCCCGTCCCTGCTACGGCACGGGCGCAAGCCACCCCGTCATGCGGCAGCAGGCCCCCGGTGACGGCCGGATACCGCCAGGCAGGGCGAGTTTATGGCCCCATTGCTGACTCGTCCGGGAGTAGGCGGATGCGAGCGCGACAACAGCCAGTAGCACCAGTCCCGCGTCTTCGATGCTCGTACACCCTTCCCGGATCCCTGAGGCCCGTGGTGGCGGCGCCGCCCCCGGAGACCGAGTTCACGTTGTTCACGTAGCGGGTCGGAGCGCCCGTGGCGTCGAGCTGCTAGGTCCGGCGCTTGCCGTTCGCGGTCTGCCGGTCCGGGGTGGGAAGTCGGCTGCTGTCGGTCGTGTGGCTCCTGTGGCCGGTGGTGTTCGGGCCCTTCTCGTACGACCGGGATATCGCCGCGCTCGGCCGGGCGGACCGGTTCTTCCGGGGGTGGGGGCCGGCCACGGCCCTTGCGGGTCACCGCGGACCACGACGGGGTGTCCGCACCCGGCCTGTTCGTCATGCGGCCGCCCGCACCTGGCCTGTTCGCCGTGTGGCCGACCGCCGGGGTCCCCCATGTGCCTGACGGAGACCGCCCCGTGCCCCCTCCGCGCACCCCCGTCCGCGCCCCCGCTCCCCGTACGCTCGTCCCCATGACGACTGACGCACCCCTCCCCTCCCCCGGACGCGAGATTCAGGCCCTCGACGCACTCGATGCCGCCCAGGCCGACGCCGTACTCGAACTCCTCGGCGAGGCGGCCCGCTTCGACGGCAGGCAGGCGGTCTCCGAGCAGGGGAGGCTCCGGATCCGGGGCGGACACCGCGTCGGTGTGCGCCACTTCCTGCTCACCAGTGACGGGACCCTCGCCGGGTACGCGCAGTTGGAGGACACCGACCCGGTCGAGGCCCCGGCCGCCGAGCTCGTCGTCCACCCCGAGCGGCGCGGCACCGGCCACGGGCGGGCCCTGGGCGCCGCCCTCCTCGCCGCGACCGGCAAGCGGCTGCGGGTCTGGGCGCACGGCGGCAGCTCGGCCGCCCGGCATCTGGCCCAGGTCCTTGGCCTCTCCCTCTTCCGCGAGCTGCGCCAGCTCCGCCGGAGCCTGATCCCCCTCGACCTCGCCGAGCCCGTGCTGCCCGAAGGCGTCACCGTACGGACCTTCGAGCCCGGCCGGGACGACGCCGCCTGGCTCGCCGTGAACCGCGCCGCCTTTGCTCACCACCCCGAGCAGGGCTCCCTCACCCAGCAGGACCTGGACGACCGCAAGGCGGAGCCCTGGTTCGACCCGAAGGGGTTCTTCCTGGCCGAGCGGGACGGGAAGATCGTCGGCTTCCACTGGACGAAGGTGCACGCCGAGGAGCAGCTGGGTGAGGTGTACGTCGTCGGCGTGCTGCCCGACGCCCAGGGCGGCGGCCTCGGCAAGGCGCTGACCTCGATCGGCCTGCACCACCTGGCCGCCGAAGGGCTGCCCACCGCGATGCTCTACGTCGACGCGGACAACACGGCGGCCGTGACGGTGTACGAGCGGATCGGCTTCACCACCCACGAGGTCGATCTGATGTACCGCACGGAGTCCTGAACCTCGCCTCTCCGGTCGGAAGAAAATCTGTCGTGGCGGGAGTAGACATCTCACTGGCGGCGGGTCTAGTGTTTCTCTCGTAGCCGGACAGCGAGGACGGCACGGCAGTGGAGTGGTGGAGCCGGAAACGGTGGGTTCCTCCGCTGATTGCCGGGCCGGGCGGCCCCCAGGGGCCGCACAGCGGTACTCCGACCTGTCCGTCCGAATGAACCGAACCGAACGAGGTAAGGAGCAGACGCCATCAGGATCGCCCGGGCGAGGCACACACCGCTCGGGTACCGCAGGCCCCAGATCGGAAGGTGGTCCCCGGTCACGCATCCGCGATCCCCGCTCTCCCGCCCTCACCGGCGGACCGGCGGAAAAAGAAGGCCGACGTAAGTAGCGTCGGCAGATGGTGTTGAAGCTCGGGGCCCGAGTGCCGGATGGCACTCGGGCCCCCCGACGTGTCCCCACGCCGAAGACGACGTGTCCCGAAAGAAGAGGTGCTATGCCCGCTAGCAGTACCCGCCCCACCGACAACCTGGACGACGACGACTACCCCGCCTTCACCATGGGCCGGGCCGCCGAGATGCTCTCCACCACGCCCGCCTTCCTCCGCGCACTCGGCGAGAACCGCCTGATCACCCCCCTGCGCTCCGAAGGCGGCCACCGCCGCTACTCCCGCTACCAGCTGCGCATCGCCGCCCGCGCCCGTGAGCTCGTGGACCAGGGCACGAAGATCGAGGATGCCTGCCGCATCGTCATCCTCGAGGACCAGCTCGAAGAGGCTCAGCGCATCAACGAGGAACTGCGGTCCGCACGGACGCGGTAGACCTCCCACAGACACACCCCGGGCACTTCCCCGGGAAGACAGGGGCGGCGTCGATTGACGCCGCCCCTTCCTTGGTGCACCCTTTCACTACTCAATTAGTGAAAGGGTGGTGGCCATGGCAGGATCCGCAGCGGTCGAGTTCCGTATCGACCGGCGCAGCGGCGTCGCCACCTACCTCCAGATCGTCCAGCAGACGAAGCAGGCCCTGCGCCTGGGCGTTCTGGAACCCGGGGACCGGCTGCCCACCGCCCGCGAGGTCGTCGAGGCCACCGCCATCAACCCGAACACCGTCCTCAAGGCGTACCGGGAGCTGGAGCGCGAGGGCCTCGTCGAGGCACGGCGCGGCCTCGGCACCTTCGTACGCCGGACGCTCGGCACGGCGGCCGGGGCATCCGCCTCCGACTCGCCGCTGCGCACCGAACTCGCCGACTGGGCCCGCCGGGCACGGTCGGCCGGGCTGGAGAAGGACGACGTCAGCGCGCTCTTCACCGCCGTACTGGAGAGCACGTACCGGCCGGACGGCGGGCACCGGTCCGACAGCGCGTACCGGCCCGGCGGCACGCACAAGCCTGACAGCACGCACAAGGGGGACCAGGAAAGATGACAGGTGCTGTGATCGAGGCTCGCGGCCTCGGCATGACCTACGGGCGGAGAAGGGGTGCGCGCCAGGCCCTGGACGGCTGCTCCTTCCGCCTGCCCGCCGGGCGCGTCTGCGCGCTCGTCGGGCCCAACGGGGCCGGCAAGTCCACCCTGTTGAACCTGGCGGCGGGGCTGGCCAGGCCGAGCGCCGGGTCCCTCACCGTCCTCGGCTCCGCCGAACCCTCCGCCGTACGCGACCGCATCGCCTACGTGCCCCAGGACAAGCCGCTCTACCCTCAGCTCACCGTGGCCGACACGCTCTGGGCCGGCGGCGAGCTGAACCCCGGGCGCTGGGACCGCGCCACCGCCGACCGGATCGCCGGGAAGCTGCCGCGGGGTGCCCGCGTCCGTACGCTCTCCGGCGGGCAGCGGACCCGGCTGGCGCTGGCCCTCGCGCTGGGCAAGCGGCCCGAACTGATGCTGCTGGACGAGCCGATGGCCGACCTCGACCCCCTCGCCCGGCACGAGCTGATGGGCGTGCTGATGGCGGAGACCGCCGAGCACGGCACCACCATCGTGATGTCCTCGCACATCCTCACCGAGCTGGAGGGCGCCTGCGACTTCCTGCTGTTCGTCGACGGCGGCCGCGTCCGGCTCGGCGGCGAGGCCGAGGACATCGTGGGCGCGCATGCCCTGGTCACCGGGCAGGCCGGTCGCGAGCTGGCCCCGCACACCGTCGTCGAAGCCCGTACGACGGGGCGTCAGCTCACCGCACTCGTACGGAAGGAGGGCCCGGTGGACGAGTCCCTCTGGGCCGCCACGGAACCCTCGCTGGAGGAGCTCCTCCTCGCCCACCTCCGCTCCCCGGAGGCACCACCGCTGATCACGCCGAGCGCCGTTCCGGTTGCGGTCACGGGGCCCCGTGAGGCGGTGGCCTCCGCATGAGCACCCTGACGCCCCCGAAGCCCGGCACCGCCACGGTGCCCGAGGCCCCCCTGCGCGGATCCGTCCGCGTACTCCTGCGTACGCACCGGCGCAGCCTCTGGGCGGCCGGCGCCCTCGTGGTCCTCGGCATCGGCGCCATGGCCGCGCTGCTCGTGTGGGTCGCCGCACAGCGGTGCCCGGACGAGGACGTGGCCGCGTGCGGCAACGGCGACCTCTACATGATCACCACCGCGCAGAGCACGGCCGAGAGCCTCCTCTCCGGCGGCGGTACGGCCATGCTGCTGCTGGCCTGCCTCGTCGGCGCCTTCGTGACGGGTCCGCTGATCGCCCGCGAGCTGGAGAGCGGCACCTTCCGGATGGCCTGGGTCCAGTCGGTCTCCCCCGCCCGGTGGCTGGCGGCCCGGCTCGTCGTGCCCGCCGCGCTGTCCGTCGCCGGGGTCGGTCTGCTGTCCCTCGTCTACCGCTGGGCCTGGACCGAGGTCAGCAACCCGAACGCGTACCGTCTCGTCTGGTTCGACCCCGGCGTCTTCCCGGGCATCGGACCCGTCGCCGTCGGCCACGCGCTGTTCGGCGTGGCCGTCGGGGCCCTGTGCGCCCTGCTGATCCGCCGCATGCTGCCGTCCATGGCCCTCACCACCGTCGTACTCGGCGGGGTCATGGCCGGCTTCACCCAGCGCCGCTGGATGCTGTGGCCGGCCGACCGGCTCCTCGGCAACGGCCACCCCGGTGCCAACACCTGGATCACCGAGACGGGCATGCTCACCGCCTCCGGCGAGAAGCTGCTCCGGCAGGACTGCCCCTACACCGTCGAGGACCCGAACGGCGTCGCCTGCATGAAGGCCCGAGGCGGCGTCACCGAGTTCACCGACTACCACCCCGCCTCCCACTTCTGGCCCCTCCAGCTCGTCGAGACCGGCATCCTGCTCGCTCTCGCCGCGCTCGCCGTGTTCGCCGCCTTCCGGGTCCTGCGCCGCCTGCACGGCTGACCCCGGGCCGGGTACCGGCCGCACCGACCTCGCCGTCCGGGCCCCACGAGGGGTGGGCCCGGGCGGCGATCCCGTACCCGCGCGCAGTCACGTACAGTCACCGCCCGACCATCCCGCAGGCACACCGCTTCCTGTACGTCATGTCGCCGTTACCGGCCATTCAGACGCCCTTGCGACCCTCACGGGATGCAGCCAGCTCTGCCAGCCCCCCGCCGCAACGGGAGAGGCGGGGGGAACACCTCCTCGGCCTCCCCCGGCCGTGACCCCGGGTTTCCCGGGCCTTCCGCGATCTTTCCCGGCTCCGACGCGCCTGCTTCGCCCTCCACGCGGAACAATGGGTTCATGAGCCAGCAGCCCAGCTCCGAGGTCCCGGTCCAGCCCGCCCAGCCGTCCGTCGGCGCTCTCGCCGCGCACAGGCCGCACGCCGTAGCCAACCCTTCCTCCAGCAATGTCGGCTTCTCCACCGCCGCCGACCTGGACCCCGATCTCGACGCCGACGCCGACGCGTACGAGCCCGACCGGGACGGCGACGAGCTGCCCCAGGGCCGTTTCCTGGACCGCGAGCGCTCCTGGCTCGCCTTCAACGAACGCGTGCTGGAGCTGGCCGAGGACCCGGCGACGCCGATCCTGGAGCGGGCCAACTTCCTGGCGATCTTCGCCTCGAACCTGGACGAGTTCTTCATGGTCCGGGTGGCCGGCCTCAAGCGCCGCATCGCCACCGGTGTCGCCACCCGCTCCGCCTCCGGCCTCCAGCCCCGCGAGGTGCTGGACCTGATCTGGACCCGTTCGCGCGAGCTCATGGCCCGGCACGCAGCCTGCTTCCAGCAGGACATCGCCCCGGCCCTCTCCGACGAGTCGATCCAGCTCATCCGGTGGCCGGATCTGACCGAGAAGGAGCAGGCCCGCCTCTTCACCTTCTTCCGGCAGCGCGTCTTCCCCGTGCTGACCCCGCTGGCCGTCGACCCCGCGCACCCCTTCCCGTACATCTCGGGTCTTTCGCTCAACCTCGCCGTCGTCGTCCGCAACCCGGTCAGCGGCCACCGCCACTTCGCCCGGGTCAAGGTCCCGCCGCTGCTGACCCGCTTCCTGGAGGCGTCCCCGCAGCGGTACGTCCCCATCGAGGACGTCATCGCGGCCCACCTGGAGGAGCTGTTCCCGGGGATGGAGGTGCTGGCGCACCACATGTTCCGGGTCACCAGGAACGAGGACCTGGAGGTCGAGGAGGACGACGCGGAGAACCTGCTCCAGGCGCTGGAGAAGGAGCTCATGCGGCGCCGCTTCGGTCCGCCGGTGCGGCTGGAGGTCGAGGAGTCCATCGACCCGTACGTGCTGGATCTGCTGGTCCGCGAGCTGAAGGTGTCCGACGCGGAGGTCTACCCGCTGCCCGGCCCCCTGGACCTGACCGGCCTCTTCGCGATCGCCTCGCTGGACCGGCCGGAGCTGAAGTTCCCGAAGTTCATCGCGGGCACCCACCGGGACCTGGCCGAGGTGGAGTCCGCCTCCGCGCCCGACATCTTCGCCGCGCTGCGCGAGCGGGACGTGCTGCTCCACCACCCGTACGACTCGTTCTCCACCTCCGTCCAGGCCTTCCTGGAGCAGGCGGCGGGCGACCCGGACGTGCTGGCCATCAAGCAGACGCTGTACCGCACCTCCGGCGACTCCCCGATAGTGGACGCCCTCATCGACGCGGCCGAGTCCGGCAAGCAGGTCCTCGTCCTCGTCGAGATCAAGGCCCGCTTCGACGAGCAGGCCAACATCAAGTGGGCCCGCAAGCTGGAGGAGGCGGGCTGCCATGTGGTGTACGGGCTCGTCGGGCTGAAGACCCACTGCAAGCTCTCGCTCGTCGTCCGCCAGGAGGGCGACACCCTGCGCCGCTACTCCCATGTCGGCACCGGCAACTACCACCCCAAGACCGCCAGGCTGTACGAGGACCTCGGCCTGCTCACGGCGGACCCACAGGTCGGGGCGGACCTCTCCGACCTGTTCAACCGGCTCTCCGGCTACTCCCGCCGCGAGACCTACCGCCGCCTTCTGGTCGCACCGAAGTCCCTGCGTGACGGGCTGATCGCCCGGATCAACAAGGAGGTCGCCCACCACCGCGCCGGGCGCCCCGCCTACGTACGGATCAAGGTCAACTCGATGGTCGACGAAGCGATCATCGACGCCTGCTACCGGGCGGCCCAGGCCGGCGTGCCCGTCGACATCTGGGTGCGCGGGATCTGCGCGATCCGCCCCGGGGTCGCCGGGCTCTCGGAGAACATCCGGGTCCGCTCCATACTCGGGCGCTTCCTCGAACACTCCCGGGTCTTCTCGTTCGGCAACGGCGGCGAGCCCGAGGTGTGGTTCGGCAGCGCCGACATGATGCACCGCAACCTCGACCGCCGGATCGAAGCCCTCGTCCGGGTCACCGACCCCGCCCACCGCGCCGCACTCAGCCGACTCCTGGAGACCGGTATGGCCGACACCACCTCTTCCTGGCACCTGGGCCCCGACGGCAACTGGACCCGGCACGCCACGGACGCGGAGGGGCAGCCGCTGCGGCACGTCCAGGAGATGCTCATCGATGCCCGGAGGCGCAGGCGTGCGACGCCCTGACCACCAGACGACGCCCCGTCCCGCCGCGAAACCCGCTGCGGACGGGAGCCCGGAGGCCCAGGCCGACCGGGCGGCCCTGGGGACCCTCGGGGAGGGGGCCCTTGAGGGGACCCTCCAGGGAGGTCCCCTTGAGGAGGGGGCCCTGCCGGAAGGGAGCCTTCCGGAGGGGGCCCAGCCGGAGCGCGCCCTCCCGGAACGGGCCCTGCCAGAGGGGGCCCTCCCGGAACGGGCCCTGCCGGAACGAGCCCTCCCGAAGCGAGCCCTCCCGAAGGCGCCCCTCCCGGAAGAGTCCGCCCCGCCTCGCCCCGGCTCCCGCAGGGCCACCGCCGCCCCGCCCCGCCCCGCCGACGGCGTGAGCGCCGAGGCCGTGCTCGCGCCCTACCTCCGGGAGCAGGCCGCGGACTTCCTGCGCAGCCTGCGTATGCACCGCGAGCACAGCGCCCCCTCCGACGCCAACGGCCAGGGCGCCGAGGCCGCGGCGCGCGCCCTGCGCCGCTCGGCCCGGCGCATCAGCGGCTCGCTCCACACCTTCCGCTCCGTCCTGGACCCGGTCTGGGCCGACCACCTCCGTACGGAACTGGCCTGGCTCTCCGGCACCCTCGCCCGCGAACACGCCTACGCCGGCCGGCTCACCCGCCTCCTCGAAGCCCTGCACCAGCTCTCCGGAGCTCCCCTTCCGGCGGCCCGCGGCACCAAGCCCGCCGCCAAAGCGGCCGCCACCCCGGACGCCCAGGGCCGGGCCGTGCTCGGGGTCGGGGCGGCGCGGGCCGGGGCGCTGCTGGAACGCCAGCTCACCCTCGCCCGGACCCGGGCCCACTCCGCCGCGCTCCAGGCCCTCGGCTCCTCCCGCTTCCACGCGGTCGCCGACGCCGTGGCGCTGCTCGCCTCCGAGGTCCCGCTGGCCCCCGGCACCGCGGGCCGGGGCTCCGAAGCGCTCCTGGAGCCCGCCGAACGCGCCGAGCAACGGCTGATCGGCGCGGTGGCGGCCCTCCCGCCGGACGCCTCGGCGGAGCCGTACAACGAGGCACAGGACGCGGCCTGGCACCAGGCCCGCCTGCTGCTGCGGCTGCACCGGTACGCCCATGAGGTCGTCCTCGGCGCCGCCGACCCGGTCCTCACCGGCGCCGGACACGCCCTGGACCTGCACCGGGACGCGGCGGAGGCGGCCTCGGCTGCGGCATCGGCCGCCCGCACCCCGCGGATCGCCCCGGCCACCGCGTACGCCCTGGGCGTGCTCCACGCGGACCAGCGCCACGAGGTGGAGGCCGCGCGAGCGGTGTTCCGGGAGACCTGGCCGTACGCGGCGGCCATGACGGCCCCATGAGCAAGGACCGGGAACACCCCGTGCGGGACAGCGCGCACCGCTCCCCCGCCGCCCGTACGGTCCTGGCGGCGGGGTGCGTCCTGTGGCGCCGCGCCCCGGGAGGCGGTGGGGTGGAGGTGTGCCTGGTCCACCGGCCCCGCTACGACGACTGGTCCTTCCCCAAGGGCAAGCTGAAGCGCGACGAGGAGCCGCTGGCCGCCGCCGTACGGGAGGTCCTGGAGGAGACCGGCCACCACTGCACCCCGGGCGCGGCGCTCCCCACCGCCCGGTATCTCGTCGACGGCCGCCCCAAGGAGGTCTCCTACTGGGCCGCCGAGGCGACGGGGGGCGCCTTCGAGG is a genomic window of Streptomyces sp. SID8374 containing:
- a CDS encoding RNA degradosome polyphosphate kinase, encoding MSQQPSSEVPVQPAQPSVGALAAHRPHAVANPSSSNVGFSTAADLDPDLDADADAYEPDRDGDELPQGRFLDRERSWLAFNERVLELAEDPATPILERANFLAIFASNLDEFFMVRVAGLKRRIATGVATRSASGLQPREVLDLIWTRSRELMARHAACFQQDIAPALSDESIQLIRWPDLTEKEQARLFTFFRQRVFPVLTPLAVDPAHPFPYISGLSLNLAVVVRNPVSGHRHFARVKVPPLLTRFLEASPQRYVPIEDVIAAHLEELFPGMEVLAHHMFRVTRNEDLEVEEDDAENLLQALEKELMRRRFGPPVRLEVEESIDPYVLDLLVRELKVSDAEVYPLPGPLDLTGLFAIASLDRPELKFPKFIAGTHRDLAEVESASAPDIFAALRERDVLLHHPYDSFSTSVQAFLEQAAGDPDVLAIKQTLYRTSGDSPIVDALIDAAESGKQVLVLVEIKARFDEQANIKWARKLEEAGCHVVYGLVGLKTHCKLSLVVRQEGDTLRRYSHVGTGNYHPKTARLYEDLGLLTADPQVGADLSDLFNRLSGYSRRETYRRLLVAPKSLRDGLIARINKEVAHHRAGRPAYVRIKVNSMVDEAIIDACYRAAQAGVPVDIWVRGICAIRPGVAGLSENIRVRSILGRFLEHSRVFSFGNGGEPEVWFGSADMMHRNLDRRIEALVRVTDPAHRAALSRLLETGMADTTSSWHLGPDGNWTRHATDAEGQPLRHVQEMLIDARRRRRATP
- a CDS encoding CHAD domain-containing protein, with the protein product MPGGAGVRRPDHQTTPRPAAKPAADGSPEAQADRAALGTLGEGALEGTLQGGPLEEGALPEGSLPEGAQPERALPERALPEGALPERALPERALPKRALPKAPLPEESAPPRPGSRRATAAPPRPADGVSAEAVLAPYLREQAADFLRSLRMHREHSAPSDANGQGAEAAARALRRSARRISGSLHTFRSVLDPVWADHLRTELAWLSGTLAREHAYAGRLTRLLEALHQLSGAPLPAARGTKPAAKAAATPDAQGRAVLGVGAARAGALLERQLTLARTRAHSAALQALGSSRFHAVADAVALLASEVPLAPGTAGRGSEALLEPAERAEQRLIGAVAALPPDASAEPYNEAQDAAWHQARLLLRLHRYAHEVVLGAADPVLTGAGHALDLHRDAAEAASAAASAARTPRIAPATAYALGVLHADQRHEVEAARAVFRETWPYAAAMTAP
- a CDS encoding ABC transporter permease → MSTLTPPKPGTATVPEAPLRGSVRVLLRTHRRSLWAAGALVVLGIGAMAALLVWVAAQRCPDEDVAACGNGDLYMITTAQSTAESLLSGGGTAMLLLACLVGAFVTGPLIARELESGTFRMAWVQSVSPARWLAARLVVPAALSVAGVGLLSLVYRWAWTEVSNPNAYRLVWFDPGVFPGIGPVAVGHALFGVAVGALCALLIRRMLPSMALTTVVLGGVMAGFTQRRWMLWPADRLLGNGHPGANTWITETGMLTASGEKLLRQDCPYTVEDPNGVACMKARGGVTEFTDYHPASHFWPLQLVETGILLALAALAVFAAFRVLRRLHG
- a CDS encoding NUDIX hydrolase — encoded protein: MSKDREHPVRDSAHRSPAARTVLAAGCVLWRRAPGGGGVEVCLVHRPRYDDWSFPKGKLKRDEEPLAAAVREVLEETGHHCTPGAALPTARYLVDGRPKEVSYWAAEATGGAFEANDEVDRLLWLAPEAARVRLTQPRDREQLTALLSALPRS
- a CDS encoding ABC transporter ATP-binding protein produces the protein MTGAVIEARGLGMTYGRRRGARQALDGCSFRLPAGRVCALVGPNGAGKSTLLNLAAGLARPSAGSLTVLGSAEPSAVRDRIAYVPQDKPLYPQLTVADTLWAGGELNPGRWDRATADRIAGKLPRGARVRTLSGGQRTRLALALALGKRPELMLLDEPMADLDPLARHELMGVLMAETAEHGTTIVMSSHILTELEGACDFLLFVDGGRVRLGGEAEDIVGAHALVTGQAGRELAPHTVVEARTTGRQLTALVRKEGPVDESLWAATEPSLEELLLAHLRSPEAPPLITPSAVPVAVTGPREAVASA